A stretch of the Hydra vulgaris chromosome 09, alternate assembly HydraT2T_AEP genome encodes the following:
- the LOC136085276 gene encoding uncharacterized protein LOC136085276, which produces MLKTVDGVLCQSYQEACLWRGLLEDDQHWHDCLEEAVVCQSSLKIRELFAIVTKCCHPSEPKVLWDQYKNWMAEDILFQAQRQLIDCLLQYTPAMYNQALILLEDKVLQMTGLHLPDFHVQSPQ; this is translated from the coding sequence ATGTTGAAGACAGTAGACGGAGTACTATGTCAGTCATATCAAGAGGCATGTTTGTGGCGTGGGTTACTTGAAGATGACCAACACTGGCATGATTGTCTTGAAGAAGCGGTTGTTTGTCaatcatcattaaaaattcgTGAACTCTTTGCCATTGTTACTAAATGCTGTCACCCATCTGAACCAAAGGTCCTCTGGGATCAATACAAGAATTGGATGGCTGAGGATATCCTCTTCCAAGCACAAAGACAACTCATTGATTGCCTATTACAATATACACCGGCAATGTACAACCAGGCCTTAATTCTCCTGGAGGACAAGGTTTTGCAAATGACTGGCTTGCATCTTCCAGACTTCCATGTCCAATCACCACAATGA